The Amycolatopsis sp. NBC_01480 genome segment TGCTGCTCCGCCTCGATGAGCTGTTCGGCGACGAGCTGGTCGAGCGTCGAGCGGGCGTCCGCGATGGCTTCGACCAGCCATTGCTTCATGTGCTGCTTGTCCGACGCGTGCTTGCGGGTGCGGGCCATCCACCAGCCCGCGCCGAGCCCGATGATGATCGTCGCGGGCAGCACCACCGGGTTGAGGATGGCGACGCCGGCCAGCGGGAGCGCGGCGATCTTGGCCCCGCCGACGCCGCCGGAGATGCCCATGAAAACGAGCAGTTTGTCCTCGGCCGTCGGCGGTTTCTTGTCCGGCGGGCGCAGCACCACGGGCGGACCGCCGGCCCGCGCGAACTGCGCGCGGATCACGTCCAGCTCCTCGGCGGAGAACAGCTCCGACAGCGCCACGTTCGTGACGTGGTTGAGGCGCTGGGAAAGCAGCATCGAGATCCGTTGCGAAGTCGTCTGCAACGCGATGTCCACCTGCTGCGGCAACGCGGCCAGCTCGTCGCGTTTCGCGCCCTCGATGCGCTGGCGGAAGTGCGTCTGCGCGTCCCGCATCTCGCGGCTGCTCTCGTGGCCGACCTCGACGCGGGTGCGCTGGACCTCGCCGCGCAGCTTGAGCTGCCAGCCCCGGGTCGACGTGCGACGCTCGGCCTGCAGCTGGTCACGGCGTTCGCGCAGCTGCTCCGCCTCGGCCTCGCCCGCGGACAGCGCGCGGCTCTCCGCCTGCAATTTCGCCTTGATCTCGCCGAGCGCGCTGGACAGCGCCCGCAGCGTGTTGGCCTCGGCGAGCATGGCCGAACGGCCGACCAGCAGCTCCTGCAACGCGACCTGCACCGTCGCGACGCCGGACTTCTCCCGCAGCATCGCGGCCACCTGCTCGTTCGGCGCCTTCGCGGCCGTCTCGAACACGCGCGCCGAAACGGGGTGGAAGACGGCGTCGGCGAACCGCGGCGCGTGCTGGGCCAGCAGCTGCTTGTCGGCCTCCAGGATCTCCCGCCAGCCGCGGAACATGTCCACCTTGGCCAGCACGAACAGCACGGTCTCGACGCGCTCGCCGACGTCGCGGAGGAACTGCAGCTCGGTGGAGGTGAACGGCGCCGACGCGTCGACCACGAACACCAGCGCGGTCGCGCCCGCCGCGGCCTCCTTGGCCAGCTCGCCGTGCAGCGAGTCCAGCCCGCCGACGCCCGGCGTGTCCACGACCGTCACGCGTTCCAGCAGCGGCACCGGGCCGCTGACCTCGACGTACCGCGGCGGGAGCTGGCCGGCCGGCAGCTCGTGCGTCGCCGAAACCCAGTTCACCAGCTCACGCAGGTCGATCGGCACGGACGCGAACTGGCCGGGGTAACAGGCCTGCGCGCCCCACGCCTCGGCGTGCTCGAACACCAGGTACGTGGCGGTGGCCACGTCAGCGTCCACAGGGGACAGTCCGGGGCTCGCGAGCAGGGCGTTGACCAGTGAGCTCTTGCCCCGGTTGGTCTCGCCGACCACCACGACGGACGGCTTCTTCGGCCGCGCCCTGCGGACCTCTTCGACCCACTTGGCAGCCTGCGGGTCGGCCTCGCGGACGACGGTGGTCAGCTGCTCACGCGCGGCCTGGACCTGCGCGGGCAAGGCGGGCGCGGTCATGGGACCCGCTTCGCGTACACGGTGACGATCGGCGCGCGCAGCAGACGCTCGTGATCGGCGAACCCGGTCACCTCGGTCTCGGCGACCACGCCGTCGAGCGCCGGGTCGTCGGTCGTGACCGCGCCGCCCGCCTCGTGCCGGGCCGGGTCGAAGCGCTCGCCGTCCGGGCGCAGCGCGTGCACGCCGATGCCGGCCAGTCCGTGCTCCAGCCGCTCGACCACCCCGCCGCTGCGGGCGCGGTCCAGCGCGTACAGGCACAGCTGGATGAGGGCCTGGCGGTCGGCCAGCGCTCGCTCGAGTTCGTCACTGGGGGCAGCTACGACGTCCACACCGGTGTTCGACGCGGCCTCCCCGGCCGGGGTTCCCTCGGCGACGGGGTCACCGTCGGGATCAACGCCTTTACTGCGAAACCAAGCCAAAACCCTCACCCCTGGTCGTCGGCCGAGCCGCCCGGACGGATTCCACCAGTCTGGGGCAGCGGGCCGCCACCCGGGGGCGGAACGGGGCAAAGGACCCGTTCCAGCAGCAGCCGCAACACCGCCTGCTCGTGCTCGGCGTCGAGGCCGGGGTCGAGGCTGGCCCGCGAGAGCAACGCGTCGACGAGCGCGAAGACCCAGTTGCCCGCGTCCTCGGGCGCCAGTACCGGTTCGAGCCGGCCGGCCTCGACCCCGCGGGCCACGAGCCCGGCGAGCCCGACGCGCATCCGTTCGTCGTTGGCCCGGATGAGCGCGGCGAACTCGGGATCCCGCGCGGCTTGGGCCGCTGCCTCGAGCACCAGCCGGACGATGCCGGGCACGACCAGCGGCTCGGCCAGCCGGTCGACCACCGACAGCACGGCCGCCCACGCGTCGTCCA includes the following:
- the grpE gene encoding nucleotide exchange factor GrpE → MAWFRSKGVDPDGDPVAEGTPAGEAASNTGVDVVAAPSDELERALADRQALIQLCLYALDRARSGGVVERLEHGLAGIGVHALRPDGERFDPARHEAGGAVTTDDPALDGVVAETEVTGFADHERLLRAPIVTVYAKRVP
- a CDS encoding dynamin family protein is translated as MTAPALPAQVQAAREQLTTVVREADPQAAKWVEEVRRARPKKPSVVVVGETNRGKSSLVNALLASPGLSPVDADVATATYLVFEHAEAWGAQACYPGQFASVPIDLRELVNWVSATHELPAGQLPPRYVEVSGPVPLLERVTVVDTPGVGGLDSLHGELAKEAAAGATALVFVVDASAPFTSTELQFLRDVGERVETVLFVLAKVDMFRGWREILEADKQLLAQHAPRFADAVFHPVSARVFETAAKAPNEQVAAMLREKSGVATVQVALQELLVGRSAMLAEANTLRALSSALGEIKAKLQAESRALSAGEAEAEQLRERRDQLQAERRTSTRGWQLKLRGEVQRTRVEVGHESSREMRDAQTHFRQRIEGAKRDELAALPQQVDIALQTTSQRISMLLSQRLNHVTNVALSELFSAEELDVIRAQFARAGGPPVVLRPPDKKPPTAEDKLLVFMGISGGVGGAKIAALPLAGVAILNPVVLPATIIIGLGAGWWMARTRKHASDKQHMKQWLVEAIADARSTLDQLVAEQLIEAEQQLSMALDEALTRRIESIEAELKEVDKTIKMGAQERAKKIAVVAKRLRDATEGRDRAESLLTRIRALRDAAPATA
- a CDS encoding TetR/AcrR family transcriptional regulator translates to MRTVDPAKHAAKRRAILDAAAGCFALEGFEKTSTAAICRAAGISSGSLFHYFPSKRAVFVGIFTEDTRDNEELLAAAAELDDAWAAVLSVVDRLAEPLVVPGIVRLVLEAAAQAARDPEFAALIRANDERMRVGLAGLVARGVEAGRLEPVLAPEDAGNWVFALVDALLSRASLDPGLDAEHEQAVLRLLLERVLCPVPPPGGGPLPQTGGIRPGGSADDQG